A single Streptococcus thermophilus DNA region contains:
- the asnS gene encoding asparagine--tRNA ligase: MSRQLVSIIDVPKHIGEEITIGAWVANKSGKGKIAFLQLRDGTAFFQGVAFKPNFIEKFGEEEGLEKFDTIKHLSQETSIYVTGMVKEDERSKFGYELDITDIEVIGESQNYPITPKEHGTDFLMDNRHLWLRSRKQMAIQQIRNAIIYATYDFFDKNGFIKFDSPILSSNAAEDSTELFETDYFGTPAFLSQSGQLYLEAGAMALGRVFDFGPVFRAEKSKTRRHLTEFWMMDAEYSFLSHDESLDLQEAYVKALIQGAIDRAPQALEILERDVDLLKKYIAEPFKRVSYDEAIDLLQAHENDEDTDYEHLEHGDDFGSPHETWISNYFGVPTFVVNYPASFKAFYMKPVPGNPERVLCADLLAPEGYGEIIGGSMREDDYDALVAKMEELGMDRSEYEFYLDLRKYGSVPHGGFGIGIERMVTFVAGTKHIREAIPFPRMLHRIKP; encoded by the coding sequence ATGTCTAGACAATTAGTTTCAATTATTGATGTACCTAAACACATCGGTGAAGAAATCACTATCGGAGCTTGGGTTGCTAACAAATCAGGAAAAGGTAAAATTGCTTTCTTGCAATTGCGTGATGGAACAGCCTTTTTCCAAGGGGTTGCTTTCAAACCAAACTTTATCGAAAAATTTGGTGAAGAAGAAGGTCTTGAAAAATTTGATACTATCAAACACCTTAGCCAAGAAACATCTATCTACGTAACTGGGATGGTCAAAGAAGATGAACGTTCAAAATTTGGTTATGAATTGGATATTACTGATATCGAAGTTATCGGTGAGTCTCAAAACTACCCAATTACTCCAAAAGAACACGGTACTGACTTTTTGATGGATAATCGTCACCTCTGGTTGCGTTCACGTAAGCAAATGGCTATCCAACAAATTCGTAATGCCATTATCTATGCAACTTATGATTTCTTTGATAAAAATGGCTTCATCAAATTTGATAGTCCTATCTTGTCTAGTAATGCTGCTGAAGATTCAACAGAATTGTTTGAGACAGACTACTTTGGTACACCTGCTTTCTTGAGCCAATCTGGTCAGCTTTATCTTGAGGCTGGTGCTATGGCTCTTGGTCGTGTCTTCGACTTTGGTCCTGTTTTCCGTGCTGAAAAATCAAAAACACGTCGTCACTTGACTGAGTTTTGGATGATGGATGCTGAGTATTCATTCTTGTCACATGATGAGTCTCTTGACTTGCAAGAAGCATATGTCAAAGCTCTTATCCAAGGTGCTATTGATCGTGCACCACAAGCTCTTGAAATTCTTGAACGTGACGTAGATCTTCTTAAGAAATACATTGCTGAGCCATTCAAACGTGTATCTTATGATGAAGCAATTGATCTTCTTCAAGCCCATGAAAATGATGAAGATACAGATTACGAGCACCTCGAACATGGGGATGACTTCGGTTCACCGCACGAAACTTGGATTTCAAACTATTTTGGTGTTCCAACATTCGTCGTTAATTACCCAGCAAGCTTTAAGGCCTTCTACATGAAACCTGTTCCTGGTAATCCAGAGCGCGTTCTTTGTGCAGACCTTTTGGCTCCAGAAGGTTATGGTGAAATCATTGGTGGTTCAATGCGTGAAGATGATTACGATGCCCTTGTAGCAAAAATGGAAGAACTCGGAATGGATCGTTCAGAATACGAATTCTACCTTGACCTTCGTAAATATGGTTCGGTACCACACGGTGGTTTTGGTATCGGTATTGAACGTATGGTTACTTTCGTAGCTGGCACAAAACACATCCGTGAAGCTATTCCATTCCCACGTATGTTGCACCGTATCAAACCATAA
- a CDS encoding pyridoxal phosphate-dependent aminotransferase has product MTKLSNRVLQMEESVTLAASARAKALKAKGRDILSLTLGEPDFVTPKNIQDAAIASIENGKASFYTVASGLPELKDAVSTYMENFYGYTVKHSEIVVGTGAKFILYAFFATVINPGDEVIIPTPYWVSYVDQVKMVEGVPVTFQTTEANHFKATVEQLEAARTEKTKVVLLNSPSNPTGMIYSKEELQSIGDWAVEHDILILADDIYGRLVYNGNTFTPISSLSDAIRKQTIVINGVSKTYAMTGWRVGFAVGEPEIISGMAKIISQTTSNLTSVSQYAAIEALTGDQSSIEEMRKAFEERLNTIYPLLAEVPGFEVIKPQGAFYLFPNVKKAMEIKGYTDVNDFTNAILEEAEVALVTGAGFGAPENIRLSYATDLDILKEAVRRIKAFMEK; this is encoded by the coding sequence ATGACAAAATTATCAAATCGTGTATTACAAATGGAAGAAAGTGTTACTTTAGCTGCCAGTGCGCGTGCTAAAGCTCTTAAAGCTAAGGGACGTGATATCTTGAGTTTAACACTTGGTGAGCCAGATTTTGTTACACCTAAGAATATTCAAGATGCTGCGATTGCATCTATTGAAAATGGGAAAGCAAGTTTTTATACCGTGGCTTCTGGGCTTCCAGAACTCAAAGATGCTGTTAGCACTTATATGGAAAATTTCTATGGCTATACTGTGAAACATAGCGAGATTGTTGTTGGCACAGGTGCTAAGTTTATCTTGTATGCCTTCTTTGCTACGGTTATCAATCCTGGTGATGAAGTCATTATTCCAACACCTTACTGGGTTTCTTACGTAGACCAAGTTAAAATGGTTGAAGGTGTTCCAGTTACTTTTCAAACGACTGAAGCAAATCACTTTAAAGCTACAGTTGAGCAACTTGAAGCAGCTCGTACTGAAAAAACCAAGGTTGTCTTGCTTAATTCTCCATCAAATCCAACCGGAATGATTTATAGTAAAGAAGAATTGCAATCAATTGGCGACTGGGCAGTTGAGCATGATATTTTGATTTTAGCCGATGACATTTATGGTCGATTGGTCTACAATGGCAATACTTTCACACCAATTTCAAGCTTGTCAGATGCTATTCGTAAGCAAACAATTGTTATTAATGGCGTTTCTAAGACATATGCAATGACAGGATGGCGTGTGGGATTTGCTGTCGGAGAACCAGAAATTATCTCAGGAATGGCGAAGATTATCAGTCAAACGACATCAAATCTTACGTCAGTTTCTCAATACGCTGCTATTGAAGCTTTAACCGGTGATCAGTCTTCTATCGAAGAGATGCGTAAAGCCTTTGAAGAACGTTTGAATACGATTTATCCACTCTTGGCTGAAGTACCTGGATTTGAAGTTATCAAACCTCAAGGTGCCTTTTACCTTTTTCCTAATGTAAAAAAAGCTATGGAAATCAAAGGCTATACAGATGTCAATGATTTTACCAATGCCATCCTTGAAGAGGCAGAGGTGGCTTTAGTGACAGGTGCGGGATTTGGTGCTCCTGAAAATATTCGTCTTAGCTACGCTACAGATTTGGATATTCTGAAAGAGGCTGTTCGTCGTATCAAAGCTTTTATGGAAAAATAA